GTTGGAAAAGCCGACCTCCTCTTGCACCACAAACTCTGAGCGCTGCTGTTCTCCTGGGATCAGAAGACCCCTTAGTACCTGCATCaaacatttcttcctttgaaatgtGTCTTATTTCTATGTCTCTTATCCCctgaaaaatggacagaattagATAGATGGGGGGAAGTGCGAACCCTCAGAGGCGGCtcgccccggccctgcccctctGTGCTGCGTGACCTTCAGACAAgtcccctctctgggcctagTTTCCTTGTCCATACAATGGGGTCAccatcacccccacctccagaCTAAACAAGTTCTGCATCTAAAGCACGTCGCGCTTAGTAGTTGCTTAGTAAGTATGATcattagattattattattcaattGGTAAGTTACAAGTGTTATTTGAATTACTATACAGTGGTTATAAAACACTAATAATGCTTATTATTTATACCGCGGCTCCCAGATAGCAAGCACCACGACGGCCGCCGGGGTGTGTGTTCGTCACATGTTTTTCTAGGCAGGAAAATAGTTTGGGGATCACAAGTGGGGTCGTGTTTAAGACCGCTCTCGCCCGGTGAGATGATTAATCGCAGCAACAATACTCCCAACAGCCCTGGAGAGGAGATGATTTTATTAGTCCTAATTCACAGCAGAGGAAAGAGGCCCGTGACCAGAAGAAAGTCTGGATGTGAACCCCGATCAAGCAGGGTGGGCATGCCTGGCCAGGGCTGGTGGGAAGGGCGAATGGGGCTCCTCCAGGGGCGCCCCCGGGGGccaggctccaccccagacccAGACTTCCTCCTGAAGCCATGGCAACCAGCTCCTTCGAGATGCTAATTACGGGCGAGTAGGAGCCGATTCCCACCCTCAACCCTCCCCTGAGGACAAAAATGCCTGGAgggccctccctctccccatcctctgcGCTGGCAAGGTGTCGCAGGAGCGCCTGTGGCCGGAGGGACTCGGTTTCCCCAGGTTGCGTCACTTGTTCTAAGTCTGGGTCCCTGGAGGCTGAGGGTGggagcagagaggggaaggggtgaGCTCACCAGCTCGGGGATTGCAGATGCCAACCACGGGCTGGGTGCCAGGCCTTACGCACTCTCCACGCACCGTTCACTCAATGTTCCAAAAATTTAGTCTTTGAGATTTCTTTGTTTGGATTGGCCAGGAGAGAACAGAGTGTACAAGTCAAGAGCAACCCTTAGGTGGCACCCGCCTGATGCCAAGCCCTATTTTCAGCACCCGATGGGTGTTAATTCGTTACCTCCTCATCTGCTCGGCCCTCCGAGGCGGGTCTCACCATTCCTGTTTTGCAGGCGAGGATACCAAGGCACAGaggggttaagtgacttgcccaaagtcacacagctggtcaaAGGCAGAGCTGGGCTTTTTACCAGCATGCTTTTCTGCCTTTTGGACTACGAAAGAGCTCACAggggtttaaaaaacaaaaaacaaaaacaacccagtCCTGCTCTCCCAGCTGGCCCCAGCCACCCAGCACCTTTCCCCGGAGGCAGCATCGCTCTCGGTCCCTGCGTTCCTCCCCAGGACCACCTGTGGGCGCAGGAGCCCCGTGAGGGGTGTGGGTACCCAAGTGCTGTCCCGCGCCTTCCGTGCTGTCATTCAGCACGTTCCAGAGAATGTCATCTGGGGCCACGGCCTCTGACCTTCTACGCGCTCCTCTGACCGACTCACCCAGGCTCTTCTCTCTCATCATCGTAAGACTCCCACAGTATAAAATTCACCATCATAACTGCCTCTAGGCGCACAGCTCAGGGCACGGAGCACCCTCACCCCGCCGCGCACCCTCCCCCACCACCgcctccagaaccttccatctccTCACACGGAGGCCCCGTCCCCGAAAcactgacccccaccccctgccccacccctggctccccccacctcctctctgtctctgtggacgggcctcctctggggacctcctgggagtggggtcctgcaggaggagtccttctgggtctgggtcccctcCTTGAGCCTGGTGTCCTCGGGGCCCGTCCACGCGGGGGCAGGTGTCGGGGTCCCTTCCTCCCTGAGGCTGGACAATATCCCAGTGTGAGGACGGCCCGCATTGTGTTATCCGTTcgtctgtcagtggacatttgggcagtttccaccttttggctactatGGCTCGTGCTGCCACCAATCTGTGCCCGCGGGTTGTTGTTGGGACACCTGTTTGCAATTCTTTGGGGCTATTAAACCAGGCTGTTGGAACCGGTCCCTagagagggacacttgggtggtgtGCATCTTCGTCTCACTGCTGCCGACGACACGGTGGGACGTGTCCTTCCCCGCTCCGCACCTCAGGCGACACATTCCCTCCCTCGGTTCATCAGCTTCCCCACCTGGAATGTGGGGCTCATAACACCTCCCACCCCAGAGGACGGTGGGAGAATCAAACGTGGAGGCAGGGCCCGGTATACAGTAAGAGCTTCATTAATGTGCATCCTCCTGGGAATTTTGGAAGTGCCTTGCCTTTCACCCAGGTCCAGAGTGTCCACTGGCTGACTGTGtgaggggggcggcgggggggcgggcgtgTTCTCAGGGCAATCAGGAAAGGCTTCTTAGCGGAGGTGATATTTAGGGTGAGGGCTCAGGGATGAGGAGAAGCTTGGGGAAGCTGTGTCAGCCTGACCCAGTGCATGCAAATGTCCTGGGGCAGGACCAGGCTCGGCGTGTTGCAGGAACAGCAAGGAGGACTGGGTGGCTGGAACAGAGTGAGCGAGGGGGAGAGAGGTCggaggtgagggcagggaggggacgggGCAGGTGGTGCAGGGGGAATGCAGAGATTATCGAGAgggccctggagacctggggcaGGGGTGACTTGATCTTCTGAGttaggtttttgctttttaagattttatttatttattcctgagagacatagagacacaggcagagggagaagcaggctccccacagggagcccaatgcgggacttgatcccgggaccctggggtcacgccctgaactgaaggcagatgctcaactgcagagccacccgggggcccctcgagtcaagtcttaaaaaaactcCTGCCACCGCGTGTCACACAGGCTGATGAGTGCGATTCACTCAttcgttcactcattcattcactcagccaTTCCCCGAACGTGTGTCGCTGCCGCCACCATCCGCAGAGGAGGAGCCGGTCCAGGGAGGGTGGGAGCCCCAGATCCAATGTCCCGTGGCGCAGCCAGGATGTGAACCCAAATCCGGAGGGCAGGCCTGAGTTCTAGTGGCTTCCATCAGTCCCAGGTCCATATCTGAATCACGGGaatctccccccccacccccctagaAGCAGCGCCTGAGAGCGACGGGAATGTCCCCGAGGAGGCACATGTGAGCCGGGAGCGTAGGGGTGACTGGGGCTCCGATGGTGCCACACCGGCTGCGGTAGCAGCCCCGGGCAGGGGCATCGGGCCtcccccaggggtgggggtggagggaggaggggggagaggggggcccGGGCATGGGGTGGAGGGCCCCTCTGAGGATGTGTGGGATCTTGGACTGAGCCTGGGGACGAGCACAGCCACGGATGGGATGGGGCTGCACAGGGACAGGGGGCTCCgtggggggagcaggagggaggccgGGAGAGGCTACCCCTGCCTCTGGTCCCCAGACTGCTTCACCTCCGCGGCCACCCCCACGTGCACTGCTTCCCAAAGTTCCCCCGGGGTCACACACCAACGGGATGCTCCTGAGGGGCCCCCTCCTCACAGTGTCCCCCCAAGGTCCCTGCAGTCTATGCCGCATGGCAGAGGAGGCAATGCGCTCCCGGCCCCCTGCAGATGTACACGCTGATGATGGGACGGCAGGCCAAGAGCTGCGGGGACAGTCCCCACTCAGGTTGGCAGGAGCAGCCTCCCTGGCAGGCCCAGGTTGGGGAGCAAGTGGAGGCCAGGTGGGAgacgccccctcccccaacacacacacgcagagtGGAGTCCAAGGCCCAACTGTCCCTGTGCCCATTTTGTCCCACGCATGCTGCCACCAGGTGGGGGCATGATGATGGTGGACGGCGGACGCCAAGGCCCTGGCAGTTCTGGAGGCAGAGCCCAGGTGCAAG
This window of the Canis lupus dingo isolate Sandy chromosome 20, ASM325472v2, whole genome shotgun sequence genome carries:
- the LOC125753074 gene encoding MAPK-interacting and spindle-stabilizing protein-like — translated: MCDRPTGDGGSASPDPLPAAQGRRPNQFYLQTQLQGWFQLGPPDLAGPPGCILHLGSASRTARALASAVHHHHAPTWWQHAWDKMGTGTVGPWTPLCVCVLGEGASPTWPPLAPQPGPAREAAPANLSGDCPRSSWPAVPSSACTSAGGRERIASSAMRHRLQGPWGDTVRRGPLRSIPLVCDPGGTLGSSARGGGRGGEAVWGPEAGVASPGLPPAPPTEPPVPVQPHPIRGCARPQAQSKIPHILRGALHPMPGPPSPPSSLHPHPWGRPDAPARGCYRSRCGTIGAPVTPTLPAHMCLLGDIPVALRRCF